A stretch of Ursus arctos isolate Adak ecotype North America unplaced genomic scaffold, UrsArc2.0 scaffold_4, whole genome shotgun sequence DNA encodes these proteins:
- the LOC113254165 gene encoding transmembrane epididymal protein 1A-like, protein MGTFQGHLLAGILLLSFSLYYSVMVSLALLRGQRFLSPPLHPREKRGHRWWQLITVQGVIKLVISLGGIIPEFFYPPGVNRMRIVDWEDPRRPFVFYDNWDHVTMYGFFMLSGAVDIVSQACRAWQNAKLERAAEALAFCVLTLLMAAHLENKGALEIRVHVLFIVPTFLVSLVLTIEVWVPDQPTLWVLKTWMGLVLSSWMLQLSVLMYVPPSGQPWRAENPGDLAFLTIFFCWYLGLGAAMLATVYGLCSLWHRRFSSWTEVPGAKYQPCPRGYGNEELEKLGTEAMLQDGGV, encoded by the coding sequence ATGGGTACCTTCCAGGGACACCTGCTGGCAGGGATACTGCTCCTCAGCTTCTCTCTCTACTACTCAGTGATGGTGTCCTTGGCCCTGCTACGGGGACAGAGGTTTCTCAGCCCCCCTCTGCACCCAAGGGAGAAGCGAGGACACAGGTGGTGGCAGCTAATAACCGTGCAAGGGGTGATAAAGCTGGTCATCTCCCTGGGTGGCATCATTCCTGAGTTCTTCTACCCCCCAGGAGTAAACCGGATGAGGATAGTAGACTGGGAGGACCCTCGGCGGCCATTCGTGTTCTATGACAACTGGGACCATGTCACCATGTACGGGTTTTTCATGCTCAGCGGCGCGGTGGACATTGTGAGCCAGGCGTGTCGAGCGTGGCAGAATGCAAAGCTGGAGCGAGCAGCTGAGGCCCTGGCCTTCTGTGTGCTGACGCTGCTGATGGCTGCCCACCTGGAGAACAAGGGCGCCTTGGAGATCCGCGTGCATGTGCTCTTCATAGTGCCCACCTTCCTGGTCAGCCTGGTGCTCACCATCGAGGTCTGGGTCCCTGACCAGCCCACGCTCTGGGTGCTCAAGACCTGGATGGGGCTGGTGCTCAGCAGCTGGATGCTGCAGCTCTCGGTGCTGATGTACGTTCCTCCGTCCGGGCAGCCCTGGAGAGCAGAAAACCCCGGGGACCTCGCCTTCCTCACCATCTTCTTCTGCTGGTACCTGGGCTTGGGGGCCGCCATGCTGGCCACTGTCTACGGGCTCTGCAGCCTCTGGCACCGTCGCTTCTCCTCCTGGACGGAGGTCCCAGGTGCCAAGTACCAGCCGTGTCCCAGAGGCTACGGCAACGAAGAGCTGGAGAAGCTGGGGACAGAGGCCATGCTGCAGGATGGGGGCGTCTAG